GGTGGGCAGGGCTGGGAATCATCGCTCTGGGGATCTACGGTTTCGTGGCGGCATTCCAGCCTGACGCTAACTTCGGCCGGGTCCTGGCGGCGTACGGCGGGGTGTTCATAGTGGGATCACTGGCCTGGGGGATGCTCCTGGACGGCTTCCGGCCGGACCGCTGGGATCTGATCGGCGCCGCGGTCT
This genomic interval from Micrococcaceae bacterium Sec5.7 contains the following:
- a CDS encoding YnfA family protein; the protein is MTVLKSVLLFALAAIAEIGGAWLIWQAVRGDKAWWWAGLGIIALGIYGFVAAFQPDANFGRVLAAYGGVFIVGSLAWGMLLDGFRPDRWDLIGAAVCLVGVAVIMFAPRQS